The DNA region ATTTACCAACATTAGGTCGTCCAATCAATGAAAATTTGATTACATCTGCAGCATAGTCTGGTTGTGTATTCTTCGGAAAATGCTTTGCAGCCTCATCCAATAAATCTCCTAATCCTAATCCGTGTGAACCTGAAATCGGAATAGGATCCCCAAATCCCAATGAATAGAAGTCATAGATTTGTTCACGCATCTCTGGATTATCAATTTTATTTACACCCAAGACGATTGGTTTTTTAGATTTATATAATATTTTTGCTACTTCTTCATCAGCCGCGGTTACCCCTTCCCGTCCATTTGTTAAAAAGATAATTACATCTGCTTCGTCAATAGCGATTTCAGCCTGCTGCCGAATTTGTTCCAGAAATGGCTCGTCCCCAATATCAATGCCACCAGTATCAATTAAATTAAAATCATGCGTTAACCATTCTCCAGAGCTGTAAATTCGATCCCGTGTTACTCCCGGAGTATCCTCAACGATGGAGATTCTCTCACCCACAATTCTGTTAAAAATGGTCGATTTCCCAACATTCGGTCTTCCTACAATGGCTATAACAGGTTTTACCATTATGATCGCCATCCTTTCTCATCCATATATTGAACATACATCTTGTTATTAATTTATCGTTAAAGCAAAGAAACTCAATTTATAAAATTAAGTAGTGCGTGTTAATGATAAAGAAACCCTTCTATCCTAAAGAAGGGTCTAACTATACTATCTTAGCAAATGTTAATCGTTTCCCGCAATGGAAATATCGCCAAGTGCGTTGTTCATGTTGATTTCTGCTTCCCTTTATGCGGAAAACGAAATTGGTTTTGTAAAATAGTACCAGCGTTTTCCAGAAAGCTCCATACTAAAAGCAACATAGTAGCTAACACACAAATATCAAGGTATGGAAGAGCACCAATCGGGTAAGAAAATTGAAATCTGTTTAAAAAGAAGGCGTAGCATATTTCTCCGTGCATAGTTCCGCAAATGATAATCAATAATCTTCGTTTTAAAGTATTCTGTAAAAGAATGCCTAAAAATAAAAGGCCTATACTCATCATCCAAATTTTCGGAAAGATAATCCATACAGGGTCAAATATTTCAAATAGACGAAATGTCACGTAAGAAATTGTGACTATGACGGAACATATTATCGCATAAAGCAGTACACCATTTTTTTCCTTACCTAAAATAATATAGGATAATACCAAAGTAAAAACTCCGCTAGCAAGAACCTGATAGCCACCAACGGTAAAGTGAACATCAGAAAGGATAATTATCACTAATATACAAGCTGACATCCCAAAGCGAAGCGGGTGTTGTTTGTTCATGATAAATGTAAGGTATACCCATAATGACCAAAGTATCCAATAAAACAATGAACCATCCATATACACACCTCCTAATGTTTCCATTATCGGTATTCTTTATGTACTTTCATACTTCCCTGAATAATCTTTACTCAGAGATATCATCTTATTAAGAGGAGGTGTTTAAATTTGGGAAAAGATCGTCAAGAAAAGAAATTAAAAGCAAGCCGGAGAGTTGAATCAGACCGTGACCAAGCATTGCATTACAAAGGTGCAACTAAGCTGCAAAGCCCTGAAGAAGCAAGAGGACTAAATGATTCGAAATATGATTGATTAACAACAAAAAAGCTCTCGCTTAGGCGAGAGCTTTTTACAGATTGTCGAGAAAGGGTATATTTCTCGGCAATTTTTCATTTTGTCTATTCTATTAAAAAGCCTATGCGCAGGGGCTGTTGATTTGCGCGGAAGGCACGCAGACTCCTGCGGGAGGACGGGGCTGGGGAGACCCCGCAGGCGCTTCAGCGCCGAGGAGGCTCCCCGGAACGCCCGCGGAAAGCGAAGTGCCTGGAGCGCAAATCAACAGACATGTTCAAAAACCTTATATCAATAACACTCTAACAAATTAACGCCGTGAATTATTAAAGTTATTGGATAAATAAGAGACTGTCGAAAGTTTCTCGACAGCCTGAAAAAAGCTCTCGCTTTGGCGAGAGCTTTTTATATCTTTCGTTGACTATATTTTTTTGTTTCTATTCCCCTTTGGCTTAACCAATGGTAGGTTTCACCACTAATAATTATTGGGGCGTTTTGTAAATCTTTAATTGTTTTTGCACCTAAGGCCGTCATAATCATTACTAATTCCTTATGGAGGATCTTGATTTCTTCCAGCAGGGAATCTGCCCCCTTTTTTACAAGGAAATTCAAGAAATAACCCGCAAAACCAATCGCATCCGCACCCGTTGCCAATCCCTTAGCAATTTCAGAAGCGGAAGTAAATCCACCAGACCCGATAACCGAAGCTTTACCCTTACTTTGCGTTGCCTCGATAATTGAGACCGCTGTGGGAATACCCCATTCATTAAAAAAAGAAAGAGAATTTTCCCTCCGTCTATTTTCAATTTGTGCAAAGTTTGTTCCACCAAAACCGCCAACATCAACAGCCGTAACTCCGACTGAAGAGAGAATTTCAACTGTTTCTTTACACATACCAAACCCAACTTCTTTTACGATTACCGGGACGCTGGACTCTCTTACAATTGCCTCTATCCTTTTTAACGCACCTGAAAACTCTCGATCCCCTTCAGGCATGACTAATTCTTGGATTACATTTAAGTGTATCTGTATCGCGTTCGCTTCAATCATTTCTACCGCTAGTTTCGCATCGTCTGATGTTGCTTCACTTCCCAGGTTTGCAATGATTATACCAGTTGGATTCTCTTCTCTAACCACTTTAAAGGTATACCCCTGGGTCTTATCCTTCAATGCAGACATTTGCGACCCTACTGCCATCGCGAGGCCAGTTTGCTTTGCCACTCCTGCAAGCTGTTTATTGATTTGGTACGTTTTATCACCGCCGCCGCCAGTCATTGCATTGATAAAAATTGGCGAACTCAAATAAAGTTCGCCAATTTTATGGTGTAAGCTAACATCTGAAAGATTAATATTCGGTAAACTTTGATGAATAAATTGGATATTGTCAAAAGCTGTTAACCGTTTCTGCCCACTTTCTAAGGCAAAGCGAATGTGATCCATTTTTCGTTCAGATCTAGACATTACTAATCACCATTATTTTCTTAGATTCTTTAATTGATCGCCAATCATTTCTCCCAGCTGGAAGCCTTTAGATTCCTCTGGAAGTTCATAGTCAAAATTATTGTCTTCTTCTTTTTCAAGGAGATCCTTAATGCTTAAAGAAAGACGTTGTTCTTGTTCATTGGTATCCAGTACCTTGACCTGAACTTTTTGACCTTCCTTTAACACTTCATGTGGTGTACCGATATGCTTATGGGCAATTTGCGAGATATGAACGAGTCCCTCTACTCCAGGAAACACTTCAACAAAAGCACCATAAGAAACTAATCTTTTTACTGTTCCAGTCAGTGTGCTGCCTTTAGGAGCTTTTTCGGCTAAATTCGACCATGGACCTGGTTGAGTTTCTTTAATGGATAAAGAAATTCTCTCATTATCACGATCAACATTAAGGACCTTCACCTGCACCTTCTGACCCTCTTGAACGACATCGGTTGGTTTTTCTACATGCTCATAAGATAACTGAGAAATATGAACCAATCCATCGATTCCGCCAATATCAACAAAAGCACCAAAATCGGTAATCCTTTGGACTGTACCATCAATTACTTGTCCAGGGTGGATTGAACTTAGAATATTTTTTTTATGTTTCCCTTTTTCTTCTTCTACTACTGCACGGTGGGAAAGAATTAAACGATTTTTTTCTTTATCAAGTTCTACAATTTTAAAGGTAAGCTGCTGCCCTTTATAATCAGAAAAATCTTCGACAAAATAGGCTTCAACTAATGATGCAGGGACAAATCCGCGTACACCAAGGTCAACTACTAATCCGCCTTTTACTACATCTTTTACTTCTGTTTCAAAAATCTCACCGCTATTATATAGACGCTCTAAGTTTACCCAAGCTTGCTCTGCATCTACTTTTCTTTTGGAAAGAATTAAGGCTTCTTCTTCAACCTTTAATACTTCCAGTTCTAATTCATTACCGACTTCCACAGCATCTGATGCTTTCTCAACATGCAGACTTGAAAGCTCACTTATTGGGATAATACCATCAAGTTTACTATCTTGGATGCTAACAATTACTTGTTTTTCTTCTACCTTAGTAACTTGTCCTTTGACTTTATCACCAATTTCAAAGCTTTTGACTTCTATTTGATTCATATCTTCCGACATATGTATTCCTCCTTAATCCATTGACTACAAAAATATATGATGTGATCCATGGTCTCTCACAAATCACATATAATAACTAAAAAGATAATCCGAGTGAATATTCAAAAAAAAACTCTTTTTACTAACTTCTTATAAATAGCTGATTTTGTCAAGCAGAACCTACCGATGCACTTTAATAAGTTTATCAATTTCAGACATAATTATTTCAGTAACTTGCTCAGCTGAGGCCTTGGATTTTTTCAATTCATCCATCGCAATCGGCTTTCCATAAACTACTTTTAACTTACTAAAACTTTTATATGGACCAATTATTGCACAAGGGATAACGAGGGCATCCGATCTTAATGCAAAGAACCCTGCTCCTGCGAGCCCCTTTCCTATATCTCCGGTTTTACTTCTTGTCCCCTCAGGAAATAGACCAAAAACATGTCCATCTTTTAAAATTTTCATACCTGTTCTTAATGCTTCTCGATCACCCATACCTCTTTTTACTGGGAACGCATTACATTTCCTAACGATATTACCCAATACAGGCACGTTGAAAATTTCTTCCTTTGCCATATAATGAACAGGTCTAGGAGCGTTAATTCCTACTACTAGCGGATCAAAATTATGAATATGATTGGCACACAGCAGTACCCCGCCCTCTTTCGGAAAATCTTCAACGCCAATTACTTCCATTCGATATAGCGGTTTAAAAACAGAATATACAACAGATTTTGCAAATGAATAAAACGTTGCCATTTAGCCTATCCTTTCGCTCACTAAAGCCATAATATTTTCTACTACTTCTCTAATAGTTAAAGAGGTTGTGTCCAATTCAATTGCATCGTCCGCTTTTTTTAGTGGTGCATATTCTCTCTCTGAATCATATTTATCGCGTTTTGCAATTTCCTCTTTTAGTTGGTCTAAATCTGAAGAAAAACCCTTTTTCAGATTTTCCGTGTGTCTTCTGACAGCTCTTTCCTCTACACTTGCTAGTAAGAATACTTTAACTTCTGCATTTGGAAGCACATGTGTCCCTATATCTCGTCCATCCATTACGACCCCGCCACCTGCTGCAAAGGATTTTTGCATTCTTACCATTTCTTCTCGAACCGCTTGATGCTTTGCCACAATAGAAACTGAGTTAGTTACCTCAGAGGATCGAATCGTGTCAGTAACATCTTGATTATCCAAATAGACCAATTGTCCGTCATCGGAAGGCATAAGTTCTAATTTCGAGTCCAAAAGTGCGTTTAACAAGGATTTTTCATCTTCTAGATCTAAGTTATTAACAATTGCTTTATAAGTCAAAGCCCGATACATCGCACCCGTGTCGATATATATGTATGATAGTGTCTCCGCCACAATTTTTGCAACCGTGCTTTTCCCTGCTGCAGCGGGACCATCAATGGCAATCGATATTTTTTTTTCCATAATTCCTCCTAGTTCCATCATGATCGTCTCTGTACTTCACTCATATATTTTAACATAAGTAATTATCTGCTTCTTCTTTTTCATATCATAAATTTGATTTTCTTTCATTTATTTTCTGTTACCAAGCAGAAAAAAAAAGCAGGGATTCCCGCTTCCTATTGTCTTTTCTTATTTACCGCTAAATGTTTCCAGAATTTCTGTAAACGTATTTTCATTTACACCTTCATATTTCGTTAAGTGTTCTAATTGAGGAAAGACATCAAATTGATGTAAAAATAGCTGAGCTAAAAATAGAAAGATAAATTGGATTATGATTACTTTAATTAGGACTCTTTCAATAACTTTCATACTAGTCACCTCGATATTTCCAGATACCTCTATTATTGGGAAATAAAAACTGATTTATTCAAAAAGGAAAAGCGGCTGCTTTTCCTTAAATGACTTCATCATAAACTGCTTCCGCATTTTTTAACTTGTTAACCTCTTCCTCAACTCCATCTTTTGCATTAATGAATATCCGGTATGTGTCATCTCCTATATAACCTAAGAATTCATAACACAATACCTCCTTATCCAAATTATTTATTATTACGGCCTGTCGCTCTTCCATTACCTTAAAGTTTGGATTTACCTTACTTCGTGCTTGTTCACTTGTTAATGCTGGTTTCTCAATCTTTCTTTCCTGAAAGGTTGTTAGATATTCTTCAGCTGTAAAGCCATTAATATCTCCATTATCCAAAGCCACTTCAACTTTAATCGCTTCTGGATAAATTCTCACATTATCTAAACTAGTCACAAAATTGAATACGCCAACATTGTCATATTGCATACTTTCAAATAGATCGAGATTTTTATATCCATTTTCCTTTAAAAAAGCAGCAGCCTTATTCGCAGCATCATTTAAGCTAATTTTTTGCTTAGAGACTTCACGATGATGAATAAACCAAATGGGTTTCCCTGCCTTTTTCGTAATATCCATACTTGCTTCTTGGCCAGTTTTTTTATTTTTTATTGATACACTATAGAATCCATAATCAGATCCTTTTCCATTTTCCGTAACCTTTACTTCTGCATTCCCATCAAATTTCATGTATTTCTTTGCAATACTGATTGCTTCTTCTTTTGAAATGGTTTTGCCTTTAATCTTTTTTAAATTTTCATTCTTATTTTGCATATTTGAAAACGTGGGTCCTAAGTCACTTTCTTCATACCCAGAAACTGTTTTTTCCACTGTTTTAAATCCATCAATTATCGTATTATCTGAGGCCTCATCACCTGAAGCAAGTGCGAGTTCAACATCCATCCATCGCAAGTTATTTTCTAATACCATATGCTGAACATCTCTAAGTTCTTTCTGAATATCACCAGACTGCTTATAAAGAACTTTTAATGTTTCATATTCCTCCTCAGATAATGGCTCTTTATCTAAATCTCGTACAGCGGCACGATAACTAAAGTTCCCAATATTGGCTAAAAACTCTTCCGTCTTATTAAAAGGGAGTAATGTAAGCGGGAGTTGTCCTACATCATTTTGTGCTTCAGAAGTTATTCTCCATACTTCCACTAAGGAAGGCGACAATGAGTGCCTTGAGTTCATCGCTATCGTTGTCCCAATCTTATCGTTAAGTAAATCAATTTGATAGGTAAGATCATGAAAGGCACGTTGGTAATTATTTTCTGCATTTAACAGAATTGCATTTTTTTCTCGATGTTCTTGATAACCCCAAAAGGCTGTACCGGCGACACCTACTGCTAAAACACCAATGATTATTCCTCTAATCATCTTTTCACCCCTCTATTGGCAGAATATATGTTTCCCGATTTTTTTAATTTGTGGTCTCGACCATATCCAGCTGCTTGTAGCCGTATCTGGATTAAAATAATATAAGGCTTCTCCAGTGGGATCAATCCCATTTATTGCGTCTAATACGGCTTTCTTTGCTGTTTCATTTGGTGTCAGCCAGATTTGTCCATCAGCAACAGCGGTAAAGGCTCTCGGCTCAAAGATAACTCCTGAAACAGTATTAGGGAATGAGGAACTATTCACTCGGTTTAATATAACGGCAGCAACAGCTACTTGACCTGTAAACGGTTCACCTCTTGCTTCACCATAAACAGCATTTGCCATTAACTGGATATCATTACTTGAAAACCCGCCTGGAGTATTTGTTGCTGTTGGTTTCTTTGGCGGTGCTACAGTCTTCGGCGTTTCTTTCGGTGCTGCTGGTTGGGTGTTTTCCTTTTTGGCTGGCGTTTTGGATTTAGGAACACTTTGTTTACTTTGGTCAACTCCGCCATAATGGGTAAACTTATTTCCTTTATTGATTTGCTCCTTCACGAACTTTTCATTATATTTACTAGCTTTCACCAACTTTTCTTTCGTCTCTTTACCGGCAAGGCCGTCAATCTCTAAACTAAACTCATACTGAAAATTTCTTAATGCCCAATAAGTACCCCATCCAAACACTCCATCAATCTTGCCATTGTAAAAACCAAGATATTGCAATCGGGATTGAAGCTCGATTACGTCATTACCTGTTGCTCCCTGCTGTATTACTTGATTTGAAAAAGCATGTACACTATTGTTCTCGAAAAATAATAACGGCATCAAACATATGGAGATGAGCATAACTAACGGGATGAGTCGTCTTTTTTTCTTCATGGTAATGTAACCCCCAGTTGTAAATCTTTTTAGATGTTACCTTATTTTTTGTACTATTGGTTTTTTTATTCCTTTTATGAAAAAATAAACAAAAAACCCTTCATTATGTATGAAGAGTCTTTTGTGCAGCATATTGATTTTTCTTATGATTTGCAGTTAGGATTTTAGCCATTTTTACTTTTCTTAAGCCAAACCACCAAAGAAAAATCATAAATGGAAGTATAATATATAACCAATTTTCTTGAGAAATTAAGATATAATCGTATGACCCATGGAGGACAAAGGGAAGTAATAAGGAAAATATTATCCATTTTACTTTATTACCTTCTGTAAATCTTGCTTTTCCGATATAGAAACCCATGATAACTCCAAAAAGTGCATGGCTCGATACTGGAAGTAATGCCCGACCAATTGCATGTTCAATTCCATTTGCTAATAAATAAAAAATATTCTCGATGGAAGCAAAGCCTAAGGATACTGCTACACCGTATACAATCCCATCAAATGGTTCATCAAAATCAGCGTGTTGGTAAATTAGATAGAACAATATAAACCATTTGAAGAATTCTTCTAATAGACTTGCTGAAAGAAATGCTTCTATTAGTCCAGAGGTAATAATGTTTTCCTTTTGAAGTACATATTGAATAAACATAATCGGAAACACTAGCAGAGCTCCAAATAAAAATGTTTTTAAGACAACAGATATTGGCTCTGATTCATATTCATCTTTTAAGTAAAAATAACTTAGCAAGGCCAAACCGGGGGCAATTCCGGCTGATAATATTCCCAGCATGACTAATCCTCATTTCACATCTGTTTCCTCTATGGTATCACGATATCAAAATAAATTAAATGGAAGTTTCCTATCACCCATGCTTAAAAATTTACCTTTTCCAGTCCACTGGCAAGTGCCACCGCCAATTTAATTCTAGCCTTTTTAGAGTCATTATCACTGCCGAGAATAACACCATTATTAAAAAGGTCATATGCACTGCCTTTATAATCATATGTGGTGTAAACTGAGCCCTCTTCTGCACTTGTTGTAACAACTATTAATATTCCTTCCGAAATAGACCTTACAATTTCCTCCATCATTAAAGGAGCAACTTGACCACGCCCTACTCCCTCAAGAACAATCCCTTTGACCCCAGCCTCTCTCGCTGCCTTAATAAATTTTCCATCAGCACCCATATAGCATTTAATAATTTCAACTTGTGGTAGAGGGGACACTATTCTGAAATGCTCACGCTTAATTGGCTTTTGAAATATATGTACTGCATCATTATCAATAATTCCTAAATAGCCAAAACCAAAGACACTGAATCCCTGAATATTTGAAGCATGTTCTTTTTTTACATATCTTGCTGCAAAGATTCGTTCATTAAAGACAACAACTGCGCCAGCATTTTTTAAATCCTCGGAACACGCAGAATAAATAGCATGTCTAAGATTTATATATACGTCACTGCCCAAATCCTCAGGCGAACGCTGCGAGCCCGTTATAATTACAGGTCTATGATCATTAATGGTCAAATCCAAAAAATAAGCTGTTTCTTCAAGGGTATCTGTTCCGTGTGTTACAACTACTCCTGAAACATCTTCATCAGAAAAATAGGTTTCAATCTTTTCTTTTAATACAACTAAATCTTCAAAGGTGATATGGATACTTGCTTTTTGAAAAACAGATTCAATGATAACTTCAATATCCGTTGGCAGATTACACATTGCTGCCAGCTCTTCACCTGTCAATTCCCCTGAAGCTAATTTGCCTGATTCCTTATTTGTCTTGCTCGCAATCGTTCCACCAGTAGTTAATAATATAACCTTCTTCATTCTTATCACCCTTTTGCATCTTTTTCTAAAATTGAATGAGCAATTTGACCACCATGGAATCTGCCATTTTCAATAAAAATTTCATTTGCATTATTTCCGGCAGCAATCACTCCTGCTATATAAATGCCGTCGACATTTGTTTCCATAGTCTCGGGATTAAATAATGGTCTTCCTGTTTCCTCGTCAATTTTAATCCCCATTTTTTTTAAGAACTGATGGTCAGGGTGGTACCCTGTCATTGCAAAAACAAAGTCATTATCTATTGAAACAACTTCATTGTTCTTTACATAAATGACCTTATCTTCTGTTATTTCTTTCAGATGGGCATTAAACTCCATTATTATTGTTCCATTTCGAACTAAAGCATCAAAGTCAGGGAGAATCCACGGTTTAATACTAGGAGAATACTGATTTCCGCGATATAAAACAGTTACTCTTGCACCTGCTTTATCAAGCTCAAGTGCAGCATCAATACTAGAATTTTTTCCGCCAATCACACAAACATTTTTATCAAAATAGGGATGCGCCTCTTTAAAATAGTGTGAGACCGTTTCTAAGTCCTCCCCTGGAACATTCATATAGTTTGGAGAGTCATAATAGCCTGTTGCAATTACAACATACTTGGCACTATACGTCTGTTTGTCGGTAATTACATGAAACCTCCCCCCTTGTTTCGTAACCTTTGTTACCTTTTCAAAAGAGTTAATACGTAATTGTTTTCTCTTAACTACCTCTCTATAATATCCTAGCGCCTGGTTTCTTTTCGGTTTATAGCTTTCAGTTATAAATGGAACTCCGCCGATTTCTAACTTTTCACTCGTGCTGAAAAATGTTTGATGGGTTGGATAATGATAAATTGCATTTACTACATTTCCCTTCTCGATAACAAGAGGGTCTTTCTTAATTTCCTTAAGGGAGATTGCAGCAGCTAAGCCACAGGGACCGCCTCCGATAATAATAATATCTTCTATTTGCATAGAGACACTCCTCACCAATAATATTTCAATCAAACTATACTTCCAAATAAAAACTCCTATCGTAATGATAGGAGTTTTTTCACCAGGTTTCAAATAAAATAATTAAATCCATCCTCTGAATCGACTTGCTTCTGCCATTTTTCTAACGCCTACCATGTATGCGGCTAATCGCATATCTACACGCCGAGTCTGAGCAGTATCATAAATATTTTTAAATGATTTCACCATTACTTTTTCAAGTTTTTCTTCTACTTCTTCTTCAGACCAATAATATCCTTGGTTATTTTGAACCCATTCAAAATATGAAACGGTTACACCGCCAGCAGATGCTAGTACATCTGGCACTAGAAGAATTCCACGCTCTGTTAAAATCTCTGTTGCCTCAAGGGTTGTTGGACCGTTTGCTGCTTCTACAACAATACCTGCCCTAATTTTATTGGCATTTTCAGCCGTAATCTGATTTTCAATTGCAGCTGGTACGAGAATATCACAGTCAAGTTCAAGTAATTCTTTATTGGTAATTGTGTTATTAAATAATTTTGTAACGGTACCGAAGCTGTCTCGACGGTCTAATAGGTAATCAATATCAAGTCCGTTCGGATCATGTAATGCACCGTATGCATCTGAAATCCCAATTACCTTTGCACCGGCATCATGCAGAAATTTCGATAGGAAACTTCCCGCATTACCAAAACCTTGAACAACCACCCTGGCGCCTTCAATTTGAATCCCTCTTATTTTAGCAGCCTCGTTTATACAGATAGTAACACCTTTTGCTGTCGCAGATTCTCTTCCATGAGAACCACCGAGCACAAGTGGCTTGCCAGTAATAAACCCTGGTGAGTTAAACTCATCAATACGGCTATATTCATCCATCATCCAAGCCATTATTTGTGAGTTAGTAAAAACATCGGGTGCAGGAATATCCTTTGTTGGTCCAACGATTTGACTAATTGAACGCACATATCCACGGCTCAATCTTTCTAGCTCTCGAAACGACATATCACGCGGATCACAGATTATTCCGCCTTTACCGCCGCCATATGGCAGATCAACAATCCCGCATTTCAAGCTCATCCAAATTGAAAGCGCCTTGACCTCTGTTTCTGTAACATTAGGGTGGAATCGGATTCCTCCTTTAGTTGGGCCGACTGCATCATTATGTTGAGCACGGTAGCCAGTAAATACTTTTACTGAACCGTCATCCATTCTAATTGGAATTTTAACTGTCATCATACGTAATGGCTCTTTTAAGAGCTCATATACCTCTTCAGGATAACCTAACTTTTCAAGAGCTTTATGTATTACAGTCTGTGTTGATTTCAACACATCATTTTTTTCCTCATGAAACGTTTTTTCATTACCTTTTTCAGCTGCCATATGTAAACCCCCTAAGAAATCACTTAGCAAATGTTGCTCTTTCAGACACAAGTATACACGTAAAACGGATTTATGCAAGGAGAAAAATATACTTTACACTCATCTCGAAACAAAAATATGAAATCGCTACCATTCTCTTTATAAAAGTATTATCGTAAAAATAAATCTTGGCCAATAGTTATTTAAGGAACTCCAATACACCCAATTGAAAGTAGAAAGAGCGGAGGACTCCTTCTACTTCAAACTACACTATTTAAAATGCAGAAGAATGGTATCTACCGCGTTATTCTCAATAATTTGCTTCCCATATTCAACTAGCAGATGCTGACTAAGTATAGAAGGAACTCCATATTCAGATAAAAAAGCAGCTGCTTTTTCAATATTGCTTGTTTCGATATTATTCATCAGTAAGTAATAACGATCATTCATTGAAAACAAACTGCCCCCATTGATATTAACGGAGGATAACCGTTTTGAAAGACCAATAATATCTTCAAAGCATTCGAACTCATATAAGAAGTTCTCACAGCCACCAACCCTGACTTGCATCTCTAAAAAACCATCAAATAATACTTCATCATCCTCTGTAGCTTCATCTACCGTAATAATCATAATCATTCCTTGTGCTTTTAAAGTGAATACTTCAACAGCAACAGAACCTTGAATGTCTACATCAAATTCCTCGCTAGCCTCTTCCAGCATATCATGGAAAAGCTGGTGCCATTTTATTGAATCTTTCCAAATATCGTCTTTAGAAAGTCCCCTTTCAAATAAATCATCAGAGGTTAAGAAAATTTTTATTTTATTAATAGTTAATCTTTCTAAACGCATGCTCCTCGAGCCCCCTGCCATGACGTAACTCTTATTTTAGTTTATGTCATTAACTCAGGTTGGTGCTTTGTCTACAGCATCCTCAACCGTTCCATCAGCCATTTCTCCCATTCATCAGTATTCTGCCCGACAATTTGTTCTGAGTATTTCTCTCTCTCCAAAGGTTTCAAATGATTAATTGCCTGTCCGCCAATTCCAATATGGAGGCTTTGATAATTTAGCCTTAACTGTGTAACAAGATTTAATGCCGTTAACAAATTTTGCTGTAGTGTACATGACATAAATAAAAAGTCTGGCTGT from Neobacillus sp. FSL H8-0543 includes:
- the prsW gene encoding glutamic-type intramembrane protease PrsW, with the protein product MLGILSAGIAPGLALLSYFYLKDEYESEPISVVLKTFLFGALLVFPIMFIQYVLQKENIITSGLIEAFLSASLLEEFFKWFILFYLIYQHADFDEPFDGIVYGVAVSLGFASIENIFYLLANGIEHAIGRALLPVSSHALFGVIMGFYIGKARFTEGNKVKWIIFSLLLPFVLHGSYDYILISQENWLYIILPFMIFLWWFGLRKVKMAKILTANHKKNQYAAQKTLHT
- a CDS encoding asparaginase; amino-acid sequence: MKKVILLTTGGTIASKTNKESGKLASGELTGEELAAMCNLPTDIEVIIESVFQKASIHITFEDLVVLKEKIETYFSDEDVSGVVVTHGTDTLEETAYFLDLTINDHRPVIITGSQRSPEDLGSDVYINLRHAIYSACSEDLKNAGAVVVFNERIFAARYVKKEHASNIQGFSVFGFGYLGIIDNDAVHIFQKPIKREHFRIVSPLPQVEIIKCYMGADGKFIKAAREAGVKGIVLEGVGRGQVAPLMMEEIVRSISEGILIVVTTSAEEGSVYTTYDYKGSAYDLFNNGVILGSDNDSKKARIKLAVALASGLEKVNF
- a CDS encoding YpdA family putative bacillithiol disulfide reductase: MQIEDIIIIGGGPCGLAAAISLKEIKKDPLVIEKGNVVNAIYHYPTHQTFFSTSEKLEIGGVPFITESYKPKRNQALGYYREVVKRKQLRINSFEKVTKVTKQGGRFHVITDKQTYSAKYVVIATGYYDSPNYMNVPGEDLETVSHYFKEAHPYFDKNVCVIGGKNSSIDAALELDKAGARVTVLYRGNQYSPSIKPWILPDFDALVRNGTIIMEFNAHLKEITEDKVIYVKNNEVVSIDNDFVFAMTGYHPDHQFLKKMGIKIDEETGRPLFNPETMETNVDGIYIAGVIAAGNNANEIFIENGRFHGGQIAHSILEKDAKG
- a CDS encoding Glu/Leu/Phe/Val dehydrogenase translates to MAAEKGNEKTFHEEKNDVLKSTQTVIHKALEKLGYPEEVYELLKEPLRMMTVKIPIRMDDGSVKVFTGYRAQHNDAVGPTKGGIRFHPNVTETEVKALSIWMSLKCGIVDLPYGGGKGGIICDPRDMSFRELERLSRGYVRSISQIVGPTKDIPAPDVFTNSQIMAWMMDEYSRIDEFNSPGFITGKPLVLGGSHGRESATAKGVTICINEAAKIRGIQIEGARVVVQGFGNAGSFLSKFLHDAGAKVIGISDAYGALHDPNGLDIDYLLDRRDSFGTVTKLFNNTITNKELLELDCDILVPAAIENQITAENANKIRAGIVVEAANGPTTLEATEILTERGILLVPDVLASAGGVTVSYFEWVQNNQGYYWSEEEVEEKLEKVMVKSFKNIYDTAQTRRVDMRLAAYMVGVRKMAEASRFRGWI
- a CDS encoding genetic competence negative regulator; translated protein: MRLERLTINKIKIFLTSDDLFERGLSKDDIWKDSIKWHQLFHDMLEEASEEFDVDIQGSVAVEVFTLKAQGMIMIITVDEATEDDEVLFDGFLEMQVRVGGCENFLYEFECFEDIIGLSKRLSSVNINGGSLFSMNDRYYLLMNNIETSNIEKAAAFLSEYGVPSILSQHLLVEYGKQIIENNAVDTILLHFK